GGATCGGTGTGGTCGGTGCCCGGCACCTCCACATGCCCGATGATGTGCTCCCGGTCGATGGGTATGCCGTGCCGCGCGCAGATCGACGCCGTGAGCCGCGCCGACGAGACGTACATCGCCTTCGTGAGGTCCTTGGGCCGGTCCACGAACCCCTCGTGCTCGATGCCGACGGCCCGCTCGTTGTAGGAGCGGTTGCCCGCCTGGTACGCCACGTCCAGCTCGCGGATCATCTGCACCACCCGCCCGTCCTGTCCCACGATGTAGTGCGTCGCGGCCTGGTGGGCGGGGTCCTGGAACACCTTCACCGCGCTGGCGAAGCTGCCCTGGGTGACATGGATGATCACCCGGTCGATGGGGAAGTCGTCGGGCCGGTCCGCGCGCCGCCAGTTCGCCTCCGACGCGGCCACCCAGGTCGCCCCCGCGTAGTCCAGCTCGCCCGGCTTCCGGGGCTTCTCGACGCCGGGGACCTGCCACCACAGGCGCTTCACCCGGTCGCGCGCGAGCACGGCGGCGGTGCCGGCGGCCGCCACCGCGCCCCCGCCGATCAGCAGTGCGCGGCGGCTGACGCCGTCCGCCGGCTTCTTCCGCGAAGGCTTTCCCGATGGCTTTCGCGCAGCCCGGGTGCTCCCGTTGTTCCCCATGTGATCGTCAACGCTTATCCGCGAGCGTTCGGTTCCCGGCGACCCGTACCCTGGAGGGGCTATGACTCAGACTTCCCAGCGCCCTCTGCGTGTCCTCGCCGCGATGTCGGGCGGCGTGGACTCCGCCGTCGCCGCCGCCCGCGCCGTCGAGGCGGGCCACGACGTGACCGGTGTCCACCTCGCCCTGTCCGCGAACCCCCAGTCCTTCCGGACCGGGGCGCGCGGCTGTTGCACCATCGAGGACTCGCGGGACGCCCGCCGCGCGGCCGACGTCATCGGTATCCCGTTCTACGTCTGGGACCTGGCGGAACGCTTCCGCGAGGACGTGGTGGAGGACTTCGTCGCGGAGTACGAGGCCGGGCGCACGCCCAACCCCTGTCTGCGCTGCAACGAGAAGATCAAGTTCGCCGCCCTGCTCGACAAGGCCCTCGCCCTCGGCTTCGACGCCGTCTGCACCGGCCACTACGCCACGGTCGTGCTCACCGAGGACGGCAGCCGCGAGCTGCACCGCGCATCCGACATGGCCAAGGACCAGAGCTATGTACTCGGCGTCCTGGACGAGAAGCAGCTCGCCCACGCCATGTTCCCGCTCGGCGACACCCTCACCACCAAGGACGAGATCCGCGCCGAGGCCGAGCGCCGGGGCCTGGCCGTCGCCAAGAAGCCCGACAGCCACGACATCTGCTTCATCGCCGACGGCGACACCCAGGGCTTCCTGGCGAACCGCCTCGGCGGCCCGGCCGAGGGCGACATCCTCGACGAGTCGGGTGCGAAGCTGGGCACCCATGAGGGCGCGTTCGGCTTCACCATCGGCCAGCGCAAGGGCCTGAAGATCGGCCACCCGGCCCCCGACGGCAAGCCGCGCTACGTCCTCGACATCTCCCCGGTGAACAACACCGTCACCGTCGGACCCGTCGAGGCCCTGGACGTCACCGCCCTGACCGCGATCAAGCCCCGCTGGTGCGGAACGCCCCCGTCCGGCCCGGGTACGTACACCGCCCAGCTCCGCGCCCACGGCGGCGAGACCGAGGTCACCGCCGAGCTCGTCGACGGCTCCGAGCTGAACGTCACCTTCACCGAGCCGGTCCGGGGCGTCGCCCCCGGGCAGGCGGTCGTCCTCTACGACGGCACGCGCGTGGTCGGCTCGGCCACCATCGCCACGACGGTCCGCCGCGAGCGGGTGGCGGCGGGCGGCTGAGACCGGCCGCCCTTCGGGCGACGACAACAGTCTGCGGCCAGGCCTAGGACGCCTGGCGGTACGCGTACACGCCCCTCGCGAAGAAATCCGTCAGCACCGGCGCGAGCACCTGGGGCGCCACCTCGCGCATCTGGCCGGTCAGCGTGCGGTGCCGGCCGCGCGGCAGGGCCTCGGCCAGCGTCCGGGTCGCCGCCCGTGCCGGGGCGCTGCTGAAGCCGCCGCAGATCACCAGGGTCCGGGCGGCGACGGCCGAGAACCGCTCGGCGGGGATCGCCCCGTCGCCCAGCAGCGCGTCGTCGTACGCCAGGGTGTGCGCCATCGCCTCCAGCTCCGGCCACACCGGGGCCCGCCGCATCCGGGCGGCCGTCTCCTCGGCGACGCCCGTCATGGACAGGAACAGCTCCACCGCCCCGCCCCGGTCCCCGGCCGCCAGCAGTCGCTGCAACCGGGCCGTGCAGCGGGCCTTGAACCGCAGGCCGGTCGTCCCCGGCGTGTAGGGCGGCTCGTACACGGCGAGCAGTTCCACCGGGAGCCCGGCGGCGGCCGCCTCCAGGGCCAGCGCACCGCCGGAGGACATCCCGAAGACCGACGTGCCCGCCCCGGCCGCACCGACCACGGCGGCCAGGTCCTCGACCTCCCGCGCCACGGTCCAGCGCCCGGTCTCACCGCTGGCGCCCCGGCCCCGCCGGTCGTAGCTGATCACCGTGAAACGCGGTGCGAGCAGAGCGGCCAGCGCCGCGTCGCTCGCAGCCACGCCCAGCGCCCCGCCGACCAGCACCAGCGGCGGCCCTTCGCCCTGGCGGCGGTAGGCGATCGGCGTGCCGTCGGCGGAGAGAATCCTGTCCATGGGAGAGGAGACCGGGGCGGGCCGGGAAACTCATCGCCCGCCCGGAAAAAACTTCCCGGGCGGGCGGATCGGGGTCAGTCCGCCACCGTCTCCGTGGCGTAGAAGCAGAAGTGGTCCTTGATCGCGGCGACTTCGGGCTTCGGGTCCGGGTAGGCCCAGACGAGATCGGCGGCCCCCGGCCGCGACCAGTAGGAGGCGTCGCCCTTGAACGGGCAGTGGGTGGAGGTCTCCGACGGGGTGAGCAGTTCGGCGCGGACGTCCTCGGGCGGCAGGTAGTAGCGGACCGGACAGCCGGTCTCGCGGAGCACGAGCGGGCGGCGGCTCTCGGCCAGCACCTGTCCGTCGTGCACGGCCCGCACGTGCTCGGTGCCCTGCTCGACGGTGATGCGGTGTCCTCGGGTGGCAGTCATGCCTCTTTCAGCGGCGTACGGGGGCGGCTTCTTCCCGGTACGCCGAACCTTCCCCGGAAGGGGGGAGCGCCGGAGGAGGGTCGTACGGTTGCCCCATGAACATCTGCGTCTTCCTCTCCGCCGCCGACCTCGACGACCGCTACACCGTGCCCGCCCGCGAGTTCGCCGAGCTGCTCGGCCGAGGCGGTCACACCCTCGTCTGGGGCGGATCGGACAAGGGGCTGATGAAGGTCGTCGCGGACGGTGTGCAGGCGGCGGGAGGCCGGCTCGTCGGGGTGTCGGTCGAATTCCTCGCCGCGAGCGCCCGTCCGAACGCCGACGAGATGGTCATCGCCCGCGACCTCGCCGAGCGCAAGGCGCTCCTCCTGGAGAAGGCCGACGCCGTGGTGATCATGGTCGGCGGTACGGGGACGCTCGACGAGGCCACCGAGATCCTGGAGCTGAAGAAGCACGGCAAGCACACCAAGCCCGTCGTCCTGCTGAACACGGCGGGCTTCTACGACGGGCTGCGCCAGCAGTTCCAGCGCATGGAGGACGAGGGCTTCCTGCCGCTGCCCCTGACCGACCTCGTCTTCTTCGCCAAGGACGGCGTCGGCGCGCTGGCCTACCTGGAGGAGGCCGCCGGACTCCAGTAGGCGGCCCGGATCCGGGAGCGGCGCTCGCCCACCCGGAGGAGACCGCCCACCTCCGGCAGGAAGCCCGGATCTAGGATCGCCCCATGGCTACCCACCTCATCACCGGCGCCGGTTCCGGCATCGGCGCGGCTGTCGCCCGCCGTCTCCAGGAGCGCGGCGACGACCTCGTCCTGCTCGCCCGCGACGCCGGCCGCGCCAAGGAGTTCGCCGAGCGCCACCCGGGCGCGCGCACGCTCGTCGGCGACCTCGGCAACCCCGACCGGCTGTCCTGGGCGTTCGGCCAGCAGTCCGTGCCCGAGCGGATCGACACCCTGCTGCACATCGCGGGCGTCGTCGAACTCGGCGAAGTCGGGGAGCTCACCCCCAAGGCCTGGCACTTCCAGCTCAACGCCAACCTGGTCGCCCCCGCCGAGATCACCCGCCTCCTCCTCCCGCAGCTCCGCGTCGCCCGGGGCCACGTCCTCTTCGTGAACTCCGGCGCCGGACTCAACGCCCACGCCGGGTGGAGCGCCTACGCCGCGAGCAAGCACGGCCTCAAGGCGCTCGCCGACTCGCTGCGCCACGAGGAACACGGCAACGGGGTGCGCGTCACCTCCGTCTATCCGGGCCGCACCGCCAGCCCCATGCAGGCCAAGGTGCACCAGCAGGAGGGCAAGGAGTACGACGCGGAGCGTTGGATCGACCCCGAGTCGGTGGCCACCACGATCCTCATGGCGATCGACCTGCCGCGCGACGCCGAGGTCAACGACCTCACGGTCCGCCCCGGTCGCTGACGCCCCGCGTACGCGCGGGGCGAGCCGGGGACCGTAGGCTTCCCGGGTGAGCGAGAAGAGCAAGTTCAGCGGGTGCCCGGCGACCGGCATCGGGTCGATGCCCGGGGAAGACGCGAGGGAGGCGGCGAAGACCGTCACCGGCTCCTTCGCCGACGGCCAGGGGATGCCGTATCTGGCCGAACTGCCGGCGCGCGGGCCGGGCGCCGACATGATCGGCCGGAGCGTCGGCCTGCTCGTCGAGATGTACGGGCACCTCCAGCCGAGCGGCTGGCGGATCGGCGACCGGCCCGGGCGCGACACCCGGCGGGCCCGCTCCTGGCTGGGGGAGGACCTGGACGCCCTGGAGGAGTTCACCCAGGGGTACGAGGGGTTGCTCAAGGTCCAGGCCGTCGGGCCCTGGACGCTCGCCGCCGCCCTCGAACTGCGCGGCGGCGAAGCCATGCTGGGCGACGCGGGCGCCTGCCGCGACCTGGCCGGATCCCTGGCCGAGGGGCTCCGCGCCCACCTCGCGGAGGTCCGCCGCCGGATGCCCGGGGCGAGCGTCGTCCTCCAGCTCGACGAACCCTCCCTGACCGCCGTCCTGCTGGGCCGGGTCCGCTCCGCCAGCGGCTACCGCACCTACCGCGCCGTCGACCGCCAGGTCGTCGAGAGCGCCCTGCGCGACGTCCTCGCGGCGGCCGGCGAGGACGGGGCGACGCTCGTCCACTCCTGCGCCCCCGAGGTGCCCGTCGCGCTGCTGCGCCGGGCCGGTGCCGACGGCATCTCGTTCGACTTCTCCTTGCTCACGGAGCGTGAGGAGGAGACGATCGGGGAAGCGGTCGAAGGCGGCACCCAGCTGTTCCTGGGCGTGGTGCCCTCCACCGACGCGGCAACGGGGGCATTGTCGGACCCGGGCGGTAGCGTCATGGGAGTCAGGACGCTGTGGAGCAGGCTGGGGCTGAATCCGGGGACGCTCGCCGAGTCCGTCACGATCACCCCGTCGTGCGGCCTCGCGGGCGCGTCGCCCGCCTACGCCCGTACCGCGCTCGCCCACAGCGCCCGGGCGGCGAGGTCGCTCGCGGACAACCCTGAGTGACGGGGACGACGGGTACACAGGAGGACGGGACGATGGCGGGCGAAGAGCGGGTGGAGCAGGACAGTTCGGTCCCGGCGGACGCGCGCGAGGAGCACGCGCTGCTGGCCGAGCAGATCGAGGAGCACCGCTTCCGGTATTACGTGAAGGACCAGCCGGTCGTCAGCGACGCCGAGTTCGACCGGCTGCTGCGCTCCTTGGAGGCACTGGAGGAGGAGCACCCGGCGCTGCGCACCCCCGACTCCCCGACCCAGAAGGTCGCCGGGCCCTACATCACGGAGTTCACCTCCGTCGAGCACCGCGAGCGGATGCTCTCCCTGGACAACGCCTTCGACGACGAGGAGCTGGCCGCCTGGGCCGACCGCGTCGCCAAGGAGACCGGCACCCCCGACCACCACTTCCTCTGCGAGCTGAAGGTCGACGGCCTCGCCGTCAACCTCACCTACGAGCACGGCCGCCTCACCCGGGCGGCCACCCGTGGCGACGGCCGCACCGGCGAGGACATCACCCCCAACGTCCGGACGATCGCCGAGATCCCGCACCGTCTGAAGGGCGAGGACATTCCGGCGCTCGTCGAGATCCGCGGCGAGGTCTTCTTCCCCATGGAAGGCTTCGAGGAGCTGAACGCCCGGCTGGTCGCCGCCGACGACAAGCCCTTCGCCAACCCGCGCAACGCGGCCGCCGGATCGCTGCGCCAGAAGGACCCCAAGGTCACCGCCACCCGCCCGCTGCACATGGTGGTGCACGGCATCGGCGCCCACGAGGGCCTGAGCATCGACCGCCTCTCCCAGGCCTACGACCTCCTGCACGCCTGGGGCCTGCCCACCGCCCAGCACAACAAGGTCGTCGACTCCCTCGCCGGCGTGCGGGAGTTCATCGCGTACTTCGGC
This sequence is a window from Streptomyces parvus. Protein-coding genes within it:
- a CDS encoding N-acetylmuramoyl-L-alanine amidase, which produces MGNNGSTRAARKPSGKPSRKKPADGVSRRALLIGGGAVAAAGTAAVLARDRVKRLWWQVPGVEKPRKPGELDYAGATWVAASEANWRRADRPDDFPIDRVIIHVTQGSFASAVKVFQDPAHQAATHYIVGQDGRVVQMIRELDVAYQAGNRSYNERAVGIEHEGFVDRPKDLTKAMYVSSARLTASICARHGIPIDREHIIGHVEVPGTDHTDPGPHWDWERYMELVRRAAAAPPSPTPSPSAKA
- the mnmA gene encoding tRNA 2-thiouridine(34) synthase MnmA → MTQTSQRPLRVLAAMSGGVDSAVAAARAVEAGHDVTGVHLALSANPQSFRTGARGCCTIEDSRDARRAADVIGIPFYVWDLAERFREDVVEDFVAEYEAGRTPNPCLRCNEKIKFAALLDKALALGFDAVCTGHYATVVLTEDGSRELHRASDMAKDQSYVLGVLDEKQLAHAMFPLGDTLTTKDEIRAEAERRGLAVAKKPDSHDICFIADGDTQGFLANRLGGPAEGDILDESGAKLGTHEGAFGFTIGQRKGLKIGHPAPDGKPRYVLDISPVNNTVTVGPVEALDVTALTAIKPRWCGTPPSGPGTYTAQLRAHGGETEVTAELVDGSELNVTFTEPVRGVAPGQAVVLYDGTRVVGSATIATTVRRERVAAGG
- a CDS encoding alpha/beta fold hydrolase, translating into MDRILSADGTPIAYRRQGEGPPLVLVGGALGVAASDAALAALLAPRFTVISYDRRGRGASGETGRWTVAREVEDLAAVVGAAGAGTSVFGMSSGGALALEAAAAGLPVELLAVYEPPYTPGTTGLRFKARCTARLQRLLAAGDRGGAVELFLSMTGVAEETAARMRRAPVWPELEAMAHTLAYDDALLGDGAIPAERFSAVAARTLVICGGFSSAPARAATRTLAEALPRGRHRTLTGQMREVAPQVLAPVLTDFFARGVYAYRQAS
- a CDS encoding DUF427 domain-containing protein, translating into MTATRGHRITVEQGTEHVRAVHDGQVLAESRRPLVLRETGCPVRYYLPPEDVRAELLTPSETSTHCPFKGDASYWSRPGAADLVWAYPDPKPEVAAIKDHFCFYATETVAD
- a CDS encoding TIGR00730 family Rossman fold protein; translation: MNICVFLSAADLDDRYTVPAREFAELLGRGGHTLVWGGSDKGLMKVVADGVQAAGGRLVGVSVEFLAASARPNADEMVIARDLAERKALLLEKADAVVIMVGGTGTLDEATEILELKKHGKHTKPVVLLNTAGFYDGLRQQFQRMEDEGFLPLPLTDLVFFAKDGVGALAYLEEAAGLQ
- a CDS encoding SDR family oxidoreductase, which gives rise to MATHLITGAGSGIGAAVARRLQERGDDLVLLARDAGRAKEFAERHPGARTLVGDLGNPDRLSWAFGQQSVPERIDTLLHIAGVVELGEVGELTPKAWHFQLNANLVAPAEITRLLLPQLRVARGHVLFVNSGAGLNAHAGWSAYAASKHGLKALADSLRHEEHGNGVRVTSVYPGRTASPMQAKVHQQEGKEYDAERWIDPESVATTILMAIDLPRDAEVNDLTVRPGR
- a CDS encoding methionine synthase, which translates into the protein MSEKSKFSGCPATGIGSMPGEDAREAAKTVTGSFADGQGMPYLAELPARGPGADMIGRSVGLLVEMYGHLQPSGWRIGDRPGRDTRRARSWLGEDLDALEEFTQGYEGLLKVQAVGPWTLAAALELRGGEAMLGDAGACRDLAGSLAEGLRAHLAEVRRRMPGASVVLQLDEPSLTAVLLGRVRSASGYRTYRAVDRQVVESALRDVLAAAGEDGATLVHSCAPEVPVALLRRAGADGISFDFSLLTEREEETIGEAVEGGTQLFLGVVPSTDAATGALSDPGGSVMGVRTLWSRLGLNPGTLAESVTITPSCGLAGASPAYARTALAHSARAARSLADNPE